The Caproicibacterium lactatifermentans genome contains a region encoding:
- a CDS encoding transglutaminase domain-containing protein encodes MRKKPVCFLALTLALACLTGCALPETDSVSIPPVQTVSSAAAGQSCTLVSQRGDYNGLPSDSCRRLYQQMLACAGKIADQKEKNGYPLQPAVLYTQLSDKDTQLTVMAFFNDNPQMFWVSNQYTYTYSFTATSVQLYSRVSPTVCSSMQKQLQTAVIRAMAGTSAKQSELEREENIYQALADRCSYANSSAGKEQDWQDYTSYGALVKGKAVCDGYARAMQLLCAEAGLSCRLVNGSSKGAAHIWNLIRIGGKWYHFDGTWMDSSVRTYDYFNLTDTLIRQDHTICPSNGNNAADSNLPMPSASSMDANYYQARAVQLTSLDNNSKKKLATALAQAAASGRTVLALHLGEHLPYRQTVDELFNSMPYFFQSCVAAANRALPGGKKLYYDGMHYSTAEAQRGISIQLTYAKNG; translated from the coding sequence ATGAGGAAAAAGCCTGTATGTTTTCTGGCACTGACGCTGGCACTTGCCTGCTTGACGGGATGTGCACTTCCGGAAACAGACAGTGTATCTATTCCACCGGTCCAGACGGTTTCTTCAGCGGCAGCGGGACAAAGCTGTACGCTGGTGTCACAGCGGGGAGATTACAACGGCCTGCCCAGTGACAGCTGCCGCCGGCTGTACCAGCAGATGCTGGCCTGTGCCGGAAAGATTGCAGACCAAAAAGAAAAGAATGGCTATCCGCTGCAGCCTGCTGTCCTGTACACACAGCTTTCGGACAAAGATACACAGCTGACAGTGATGGCATTTTTTAATGATAATCCACAGATGTTTTGGGTTTCTAATCAATATACCTATACTTACTCTTTCACTGCAACCAGTGTGCAGCTGTACAGCCGTGTTTCACCAACAGTCTGCAGCAGTATGCAGAAACAGCTGCAGACAGCTGTGATAAGGGCAATGGCCGGCACTTCCGCCAAACAAAGCGAACTGGAACGGGAAGAAAACATTTATCAGGCGCTGGCGGACCGCTGCAGCTACGCGAATTCTTCTGCAGGCAAGGAACAGGACTGGCAGGACTATACTTCTTATGGTGCCCTCGTAAAAGGCAAAGCAGTTTGTGACGGCTATGCCCGTGCCATGCAGCTTTTGTGTGCGGAAGCGGGACTCTCCTGCCGGCTGGTCAATGGCAGCTCCAAAGGTGCGGCACATATTTGGAACCTGATTCGCATCGGCGGGAAGTGGTATCACTTTGACGGCACATGGATGGACAGCAGCGTGCGTACCTATGATTATTTCAATTTAACGGATACGCTGATACGGCAGGACCATACCATTTGTCCATCAAACGGGAACAATGCGGCCGACAGCAACCTGCCGATGCCGAGCGCCTCTTCCATGGATGCGAACTATTATCAGGCACGCGCGGTGCAGCTGACCAGTTTGGACAACAACAGCAAAAAAAAGCTGGCGACAGCTTTGGCACAGGCAGCAGCCAGCGGCAGGACGGTGCTGGCACTGCATTTAGGGGAACATCTGCCATACCGGCAGACAGTAGATGAGCTCTTTAATAGTATGCCGTATTTCTTTCAATCTTGTGTGGCAGCGGCGAACCGTGCACTGCCTGGCGGAAAAAAGCTTTATTATGATGGAATGCACTACAGCACCGCGGAAGCACAGCGTGGAATAAGCATTCAGCTGACTTATGCAAAAAACGGCTGA